The Verrucomicrobiia bacterium genome has a segment encoding these proteins:
- the cysS gene encoding cysteine--tRNA ligase yields MGLRLFNTLTRRVEDFKPLDPAGRRVGLYCCGPTVYDLAHIGNFRTFVFADLVRRYLEFRGYEVTHVMNITDVEDKIIRRVRETGLSLKEYTRRYEEEFFRDFETLRCRRPHHTPHATDHIPEMLALIERLMERGIAYRASDGSIYFSIEKYRGCGCCYGQLVKLDLEQLRPGERVSHDEYAKESVADFALWKARVPEDGDVFWPSPWGEGRPGWHIECSAMSMKWLGPSFDLHLGGEDLIFPHHEDEIAQSEGAALQPPGRRFVQYWLHGAHLLVEGRKMSKSLGNFFTLRDLLQKGFDGREIRYLLLTAHYRETFNFTLDGLAGARTALGRLDECLGKLREQAAAAQEAPEEGLMQAFTQAMDDDLNIAAAWGAVFEWVRECNRLLAARQMTPARAAAALAAWEKVDQVLGVSAAAEIQIPQEIMELAEARQAARKARDFARADALRQEMKNRGWVVEDTPKGPKLKPA; encoded by the coding sequence ATGGGATTACGTTTGTTTAACACCCTCACGCGCCGCGTCGAGGATTTTAAGCCGCTGGATCCGGCCGGCCGGCGCGTGGGCCTTTATTGCTGCGGGCCGACCGTCTATGACCTGGCCCACATTGGCAATTTCCGCACCTTTGTCTTTGCGGATCTGGTCCGCCGTTACCTCGAATTTCGCGGGTACGAGGTCACCCATGTCATGAACATCACGGATGTGGAGGATAAAATCATCCGCCGGGTGCGCGAGACCGGCCTCAGCCTCAAAGAGTACACCCGCCGCTACGAGGAGGAATTCTTCCGCGACTTTGAAACCCTCCGCTGCCGCCGCCCCCACCACACCCCCCATGCCACGGATCACATCCCGGAAATGCTGGCGCTCATCGAGAGGTTGATGGAGCGCGGCATTGCCTATCGGGCGTCCGACGGCTCCATCTATTTCAGCATCGAAAAATACCGTGGCTGCGGCTGCTGCTATGGCCAACTGGTCAAACTGGACCTCGAGCAGCTCCGCCCCGGGGAGCGGGTGAGCCATGATGAGTACGCCAAAGAGTCCGTGGCTGATTTTGCCCTGTGGAAAGCCCGCGTTCCGGAGGACGGCGACGTCTTCTGGCCCAGCCCCTGGGGCGAGGGCCGTCCCGGCTGGCACATCGAATGCAGCGCCATGAGCATGAAATGGCTGGGTCCCTCCTTTGATCTGCACCTCGGCGGCGAGGACTTGATCTTCCCGCATCACGAGGACGAAATCGCTCAAAGCGAGGGGGCCGCCCTGCAACCGCCCGGCCGGCGCTTTGTCCAATACTGGCTCCACGGCGCGCATCTGCTGGTGGAAGGCCGCAAGATGAGCAAATCGCTTGGCAACTTCTTCACCCTGCGCGATCTGCTGCAAAAAGGTTTTGACGGGCGCGAAATCCGCTACCTCCTGCTCACCGCCCACTACCGCGAGACCTTCAATTTCACCCTCGACGGCCTGGCCGGGGCGCGCACCGCTTTGGGGCGATTGGATGAATGCCTGGGCAAATTGCGCGAGCAGGCGGCCGCAGCCCAGGAGGCGCCGGAGGAAGGACTGATGCAGGCTTTTACGCAGGCGATGGATGACGATCTCAACATCGCCGCCGCCTGGGGCGCGGTGTTTGAGTGGGTGCGCGAATGCAACCGCCTCCTGGCAGCCCGGCAAATGACGCCCGCCCGCGCCGCCGCCGCCCTGGCGGCGTGGGAGAAGGTGGACCAGGTGCTGGGCGTGAGCGCCGCCGCTGAAATTCAAATCCCGCAGGAAATCATGGAACTCGCCGAGGCCCGGCAGGCCGCCCGCAAAGCCCGGGACTTCGCCCGGGCCGATGCCCTGCGCCAGGAAATGAAAAACCGGGGCTGGGTGGTGGAAGACACCCCCAAAGGCCCCAAATTGAAACCCGCCTGA
- a CDS encoding molybdopterin-binding protein: MRKLSWFFGVAGLLLAPLLGAGAPAETTQRSFYLIITGGELLEGALADAHTPFITRTLLPLGMKCVGVSIVDDLDEDLMAAVGHATNKAHLVIVTGGLGPTDNDITRQTLSRCTGIALKENPDLLRDMARRFGTPEGELRPNLRRQTEVPVRGGYLKNSVGTAAGLIFDLAEGHIVALPGPPRELQTMVREQLVPFLMQHYGIRARASSLMVRFLGVGQSQIDHTMKQKIKLPPGLIVGSTFDGSRVDFTFTLPEDSAAAREALEGLKEQLKKVLGDNIYAFGPETLEEVICRQLKERGWRLAVVEMGSGGSVMAALGRAPGAGEALAQGWTAMEEAALWRGLNMPAAQWQAATAGPERLKLAAETAAKLAGTECVLVVGPAQPAGSGSATLTAGLKAPGGRWVEQNFVFRTGAENQPALVTQIMGFLWKKLP, encoded by the coding sequence ATGCGCAAGCTCAGTTGGTTTTTTGGTGTGGCCGGGCTGCTCCTGGCGCCGCTGTTGGGGGCTGGGGCGCCCGCCGAGACCACGCAGCGAAGCTTCTATCTCATCATCACTGGCGGGGAGTTGTTGGAAGGGGCGCTGGCCGACGCGCACACGCCATTTATCACCCGGACGCTCTTGCCGCTGGGCATGAAATGCGTGGGGGTGAGCATCGTGGATGATCTGGATGAGGATCTGATGGCGGCAGTGGGGCACGCCACCAACAAGGCCCATCTGGTCATTGTCACCGGCGGGCTGGGGCCGACGGACAATGACATTACCCGTCAGACGTTGTCGCGCTGCACTGGCATTGCCTTGAAGGAAAACCCCGACTTGCTGCGCGACATGGCGCGGCGATTTGGCACGCCCGAGGGCGAGCTGCGGCCCAACCTGCGGCGGCAAACCGAAGTGCCGGTGCGCGGGGGCTATTTGAAAAACAGTGTCGGGACGGCGGCGGGGCTGATTTTTGATCTGGCGGAGGGACACATTGTTGCCCTGCCAGGGCCGCCGCGTGAATTGCAGACCATGGTGCGCGAGCAGTTGGTGCCTTTTTTGATGCAGCACTATGGCATCCGGGCGCGGGCGAGCAGCCTCATGGTGCGTTTCCTGGGGGTGGGGCAATCGCAAATTGACCACACCATGAAGCAAAAAATCAAATTGCCGCCGGGGTTGATCGTGGGAAGCACCTTTGACGGCAGCCGCGTGGATTTCACCTTTACCTTGCCGGAGGATTCCGCGGCGGCGCGGGAGGCCCTGGAGGGTCTGAAGGAGCAGTTGAAAAAGGTTTTGGGTGACAACATCTATGCCTTTGGCCCGGAGACCCTGGAGGAGGTGATCTGCCGGCAGTTGAAGGAGCGGGGCTGGCGGCTGGCGGTGGTGGAAATGGGCAGCGGCGGCAGTGTGATGGCCGCTTTGGGGCGCGCACCAGGCGCTGGCGAGGCGCTGGCGCAGGGTTGGACCGCCATGGAAGAGGCGGCTCTGTGGCGCGGCCTGAATATGCCTGCCGCGCAATGGCAGGCTGCCACTGCCGGGCCGGAGCGTCTCAAACTGGCGGCGGAGACGGCCGCCAAGCTGGCGGGGACGGAGTGCGTGCTGGTGGTGGGCCCGGCGCAGCCGGCGGGCAGCGGCTCCGCCACCTTGACGGCCGGGTTGAAAGCGCCGGGCGGGCGCTGGGTGGAACAGAACTTTGTGTTCCGCACGGGCGCCGAAAACCAGCCGGCGCTGGTGACCCAAATCATGGGCTTTTTGTGGAAAAAACTGCCCTGA